From a region of the Sinorhizobium sp. B11 genome:
- a CDS encoding DUF2093 domain-containing protein, with product MNLFEGYGNREAKIRYLDGDFQILSPGSYVVCALTGKQIPLDELRYWSVARQEPYADVATALEADKRAGILPNQR from the coding sequence ATGAACTTGTTCGAAGGATACGGAAACCGCGAGGCGAAGATCCGTTATCTGGACGGCGATTTCCAGATTCTGTCGCCCGGTTCCTATGTCGTCTGCGCACTGACAGGCAAACAGATCCCGCTCGATGAACTTCGCTACTGGAGCGTGGCGCGGCAGGAACCCTATGCCGATGTCGCCACCGCGCTTGAAGCCGACAAACGCGCCGGCATTCTGCCGAACCAGCGCTAG
- a CDS encoding HAD family hydrolase has translation MSAQTKIRGILFDKDGTLLDYDESWLPVNRELARIAAEDDAVLADHLLAECGMDPVTGHIIPDSLLAAGNTRQIAEGLVAAGSKVDMIELTIKLDNLFANAAEFSVPVTDLAAFFGRLHGRGFKLGIASSDNERSIRQTAQRFGISEFVDYIAGYDSGFGSKPEPGMVLGFCAATGLQPEEVAMVGDNNHDLHMGRNAKTGLTIAVLTGTGSRESLSASADHVFDDITHIEALLPDLQPA, from the coding sequence ATGTCGGCGCAGACGAAGATCAGGGGCATCCTCTTCGACAAGGACGGCACGCTGCTCGACTACGACGAAAGCTGGTTGCCGGTGAACCGTGAGCTTGCCCGGATCGCCGCCGAAGATGACGCTGTTCTTGCCGACCACCTTCTTGCCGAATGCGGCATGGACCCGGTCACCGGCCATATCATTCCAGACAGCCTGCTTGCTGCCGGCAATACCCGCCAGATCGCCGAAGGGCTCGTTGCTGCCGGCTCGAAGGTCGATATGATCGAGCTGACGATCAAGCTCGACAATCTCTTTGCCAATGCCGCCGAATTTTCCGTGCCGGTGACGGACCTTGCCGCCTTCTTCGGGCGGCTGCACGGGCGCGGCTTCAAGCTTGGCATTGCCTCCAGCGACAATGAGCGTTCGATCCGCCAGACCGCCCAGCGTTTCGGCATCTCTGAATTTGTCGATTACATCGCCGGTTATGACAGCGGCTTCGGCAGCAAGCCGGAGCCGGGCATGGTGCTCGGCTTCTGCGCGGCAACGGGCCTTCAGCCGGAAGAGGTCGCCATGGTCGGGGATAACAACCACGATCTCCATATGGGCAGGAACGCGAAAACCGGCCTGACGATTGCGGTTTTGACTGGCACAGGGTCGCGGGAATCCCTCTCGGCCTCCGCCGACCATGTCTTCGACGACATCACGCATATCGAGGCCCTGCTGCCGGACCTGCAGCCGGCCTGA
- the mutL gene encoding DNA mismatch repair endonuclease MutL: MAIRQLSETLINQIAAGEVIERPASAAKELIENALDAGATRIEIATAGGGKALLRVSDNGSGMDVTDLELAVKRHCTSKISDTLDDIRTLGFRGEALPSIGSVARLSIASRKRDSTAGNEISVAGGKIVHLRPAAANPGTIVEVRDLFFATPARLKFLKTEKAEAAAITEIVKRMAIAFPGVRFVLSGPDRSTLEFPATGEDHLARMAQVLGKEFRDNAIALDAEREDVQLTGFAGVPTFNRGNSAHQYAFVNGRPVQDKLILSAIRGAYAETIPSGRYPVAVLSITLDPALVDVNVHPAKSDVRFRDPGLVRGLIVGAIREALARDGSRAATTGASDMLRAFRPGFQAAPQRPQAPWSAATSPSRPYQPATGLSERPQASFDGLAHPTARSEPVFDPTAQVPAAAASEPAVRYPLGAARAQVHENYIIAQTDNGIVIVDQHAAHERLVFEAMRKALHSKRLPSQVLLIPEIVDIPEEDCDRLMVHAAEFSELGLAIERFGPGAIAVRETPAMLGEVDASGLIRQLADEIAEWDTASGLSAKLEYVAATMACHGSVRSGRRLRPEEMNALLRQMEVTPGSGQCNHGRPTYIELKLADIERLFGRS; the protein is encoded by the coding sequence ATGGCCATCAGACAGCTCTCCGAAACGCTCATCAACCAGATCGCTGCCGGCGAAGTCATCGAACGTCCGGCAAGTGCTGCCAAGGAGCTGATCGAAAACGCGCTCGATGCAGGCGCGACCCGTATCGAAATCGCAACCGCCGGCGGCGGCAAGGCGCTGCTGCGCGTCAGCGACAACGGTTCCGGCATGGACGTCACCGATCTTGAACTTGCCGTCAAGCGACACTGCACATCGAAGATATCGGATACGCTCGACGATATCCGAACGCTCGGGTTCCGGGGCGAGGCATTGCCGTCCATCGGTTCGGTGGCGCGGCTCAGCATCGCAAGCCGCAAACGTGACAGCACGGCGGGCAACGAAATTTCCGTTGCCGGAGGCAAGATCGTGCATCTGCGCCCGGCAGCCGCCAATCCGGGAACAATCGTCGAAGTGCGCGATCTGTTCTTCGCGACGCCGGCGCGGCTGAAATTCCTGAAGACGGAGAAGGCGGAAGCGGCGGCCATCACCGAGATCGTCAAACGCATGGCGATCGCCTTTCCGGGCGTGCGTTTTGTGCTCTCTGGCCCCGATCGCTCAACGCTGGAATTTCCGGCAACCGGCGAGGATCATCTGGCGCGCATGGCGCAGGTGCTCGGAAAGGAATTCCGTGACAATGCCATCGCCCTGGATGCCGAGCGCGAAGACGTGCAACTGACCGGCTTTGCCGGCGTGCCGACCTTCAATCGGGGCAATTCGGCTCATCAATATGCGTTCGTCAATGGCCGCCCGGTGCAGGACAAACTCATCCTCTCGGCGATCCGCGGGGCCTATGCCGAAACGATTCCCTCCGGCCGTTATCCCGTCGCAGTGCTGTCTATCACGCTCGATCCGGCGCTTGTGGACGTCAATGTGCATCCGGCGAAATCCGACGTCCGCTTCCGCGATCCGGGACTGGTGCGCGGGCTGATCGTCGGCGCAATCCGCGAAGCGCTTGCGCGTGACGGCAGCCGCGCCGCAACGACGGGCGCAAGCGACATGCTGCGCGCCTTCCGGCCTGGCTTCCAGGCGGCGCCGCAGCGACCGCAGGCACCTTGGTCGGCGGCAACCTCCCCATCCCGGCCTTATCAGCCGGCCACCGGTCTCAGCGAAAGACCGCAAGCCTCCTTCGATGGGCTTGCCCATCCGACGGCGCGTTCAGAGCCGGTTTTCGATCCCACCGCGCAAGTGCCGGCAGCAGCTGCGAGCGAACCGGCGGTACGCTATCCGCTCGGAGCCGCGCGGGCGCAGGTCCACGAAAACTATATCATTGCGCAGACAGACAACGGCATCGTCATCGTCGATCAACACGCTGCCCATGAGCGGCTGGTCTTCGAGGCCATGCGCAAGGCGCTGCATTCGAAGCGGCTGCCGTCGCAGGTCTTGCTGATCCCCGAGATCGTCGACATTCCCGAAGAGGATTGCGACCGGCTGATGGTGCATGCGGCGGAATTTTCCGAACTTGGCCTTGCGATCGAGCGCTTCGGCCCGGGCGCCATTGCCGTGCGCGAAACGCCAGCGATGCTCGGCGAGGTCGATGCGTCTGGGCTGATCCGGCAGCTTGCCGACGAGATCGCCGAATGGGATACAGCCTCCGGCCTCTCGGCCAAGCTCGAATATGTGGCGGCAACAATGGCTTGCCATGGCTCGGTGCGATCAGGACGGCGGCTACGGCCTGAAGAAATGAACGCGCTGCTGCGCCAAATGGAAGTGACCCCAGGCTCCGGCCAATGCAATCACGGGCGTCCCACCTATATCGAACTCAAGCTTGCCGATATCGAGCGACTATTCGGCCGGAGCTGA
- the waaA gene encoding lipid IV(A) 3-deoxy-D-manno-octulosonic acid transferase yields MSSRMARIGLNAYRLAGTVASPVVGLYITYRTAKGKEDRARRLERFGYASANRPQGPLVWFHAASVGETNAVIPLIREIRRRDIHVILTTGTITSARLAAERLGNDAIHQYVPLDLKPAVGRFLDYWQPDCAIIAESEIWPATVLELGHRRIPQILVNARMSDRSFTRWRRRPSLAEALFENLALVIAQSDVDAERFRDLGAVPVITSGNLKVDTDAPPYDSAVFARYKKQIGDRKTWAAISTFDGEENAAGIVHRALRDRDKQLTIIVPRHPERADEIEAALVKQGLKVARRTRDDVLTPDVDIFLGDTIGEMGLYLRLTEVAFVGRSLFAEGGQNPLEPAMLGCAILSGGNVQNFREAYQKLARSGSARMVRDTEMLAKGVHYLLTNDEARGKMIQAGIAAVHEMRGALSATLKGLEPYINPLTVKARLLPKAVAQA; encoded by the coding sequence ATGAGCTCTCGGATGGCGCGGATCGGTCTGAACGCGTACCGTCTGGCGGGAACTGTGGCGTCGCCGGTCGTCGGCCTCTACATCACCTATCGCACCGCCAAGGGCAAGGAAGACCGCGCTCGCCGGCTGGAGCGTTTCGGCTATGCGAGCGCCAATCGCCCGCAGGGCCCGCTCGTCTGGTTTCACGCGGCAAGTGTCGGCGAAACCAACGCCGTCATTCCCCTGATCCGTGAAATCCGCCGCCGCGACATCCATGTCATCCTGACGACAGGTACCATCACCTCGGCAAGGCTTGCCGCCGAGCGCCTCGGCAATGATGCGATCCATCAATATGTGCCGCTCGACCTGAAGCCCGCCGTCGGCCGCTTTCTCGATTACTGGCAGCCGGATTGCGCCATCATCGCCGAATCCGAGATCTGGCCCGCGACGGTGCTTGAACTCGGCCATCGCCGCATCCCGCAGATCCTCGTCAATGCCAGGATGTCGGATCGCTCATTCACCCGCTGGCGGCGACGGCCCTCGCTTGCCGAAGCACTCTTCGAAAATCTCGCGCTCGTCATTGCACAGTCGGATGTCGATGCCGAACGTTTCCGCGATCTCGGCGCCGTGCCGGTCATCACGTCGGGCAACCTGAAGGTCGATACGGATGCACCGCCATATGACAGCGCTGTTTTCGCTCGCTACAAGAAGCAGATCGGCGACCGCAAGACATGGGCGGCGATCTCCACTTTCGACGGTGAAGAAAATGCCGCCGGTATCGTCCATCGTGCCCTGCGCGATCGCGACAAACAGCTGACCATCATCGTCCCGCGCCACCCCGAGCGCGCTGACGAGATCGAGGCAGCCCTTGTAAAGCAGGGTCTGAAGGTCGCCCGCCGCACGCGGGACGATGTCCTGACCCCCGACGTCGATATCTTCCTGGGCGACACGATCGGCGAAATGGGCCTTTATCTTCGTCTGACGGAAGTCGCTTTCGTCGGCCGCTCGCTCTTTGCCGAGGGCGGCCAGAACCCGCTGGAGCCGGCCATGCTCGGCTGCGCCATCCTGTCGGGCGGCAATGTCCAGAATTTCCGCGAGGCCTATCAGAAGCTCGCTCGTAGCGGCAGTGCCCGCATGGTGCGCGATACCGAGATGCTGGCGAAGGGCGTGCATTATCTGCTGACCAATGACGAGGCGCGCGGCAAGATGATCCAGGCCGGCATCGCCGCCGTGCATGAAATGCGCGGTGCGTTGAGCGCCACGTTGAAGGGGCTGGAGCCCTATATCAATCCGCTGACGGTGAAGGCGCGCCTTCTGCCGAAGGCCGTGGCGCAAGCCTGA
- the lpxK gene encoding tetraacyldisaccharide 4'-kinase — MISEAPPFWWRRAGWQAWALSPLSFLYGRVAGYRMVHASRASVPIPVICVGNFTVGGAGKTPTAIAIARAAKAKGLKPGFLSRGHGGSLDVTTVVDPSHHRAVAVGDEPLLLAQEALTVISRRRVEGAARLVEEGADFIIMDDGFQSARLAIDYALLVIDATRGLGNGHIVPGGPVRAPIRLQLREATALLKVGEGNAADRIVRIAARAAKPYFTARLKVSGENYLEGLKVLAFAGIADPEKFFRTVRSLGASIEVATSFGDHEHLSEEEIDGLLMTADQQNLTIVTTSKDFVRLAGHHGKAAQLAARCRVVEVEMAFTDPLAPGLIIDRAFEACRQRRLREAKKKA, encoded by the coding sequence ATGATATCCGAAGCACCGCCTTTCTGGTGGAGGCGGGCAGGTTGGCAGGCATGGGCTCTGTCGCCCCTTTCTTTCCTTTATGGCCGCGTGGCGGGCTACCGCATGGTCCATGCGAGCCGCGCTTCAGTGCCGATCCCGGTCATTTGCGTCGGAAATTTCACGGTCGGCGGAGCTGGCAAGACGCCGACGGCAATCGCCATTGCCCGTGCTGCCAAAGCAAAGGGTCTCAAGCCTGGTTTTCTAAGTCGCGGCCATGGCGGCTCGCTCGATGTCACCACCGTCGTCGATCCCTCTCATCACCGTGCAGTCGCTGTCGGCGACGAGCCGCTTCTGCTGGCTCAGGAAGCACTGACGGTAATCTCCCGCAGGCGTGTCGAGGGTGCGGCAAGGCTGGTCGAAGAGGGCGCCGATTTCATAATCATGGATGACGGTTTCCAGAGCGCGCGCCTCGCAATCGACTATGCGCTTCTGGTAATCGATGCGACACGCGGCCTTGGCAACGGCCATATAGTGCCGGGCGGCCCGGTGCGCGCGCCGATCCGTCTGCAACTGCGCGAGGCGACCGCCCTTCTGAAGGTCGGAGAAGGCAATGCGGCCGACCGCATCGTCCGGATCGCAGCGCGCGCTGCCAAACCCTATTTCACCGCCCGGCTGAAAGTGTCCGGAGAGAATTATCTGGAGGGCCTCAAAGTGCTCGCCTTTGCGGGTATTGCCGATCCGGAAAAATTCTTTCGCACCGTCCGTTCGCTTGGTGCGAGCATCGAGGTCGCGACTTCCTTCGGCGATCACGAGCATTTGAGCGAGGAAGAGATCGACGGTCTTCTGATGACAGCAGACCAGCAGAATCTGACGATCGTCACCACCTCTAAAGATTTTGTCAGGCTCGCCGGCCATCACGGCAAGGCGGCACAGCTCGCGGCCCGCTGCCGCGTAGTAGAGGTGGAGATGGCGTTTACAGATCCACTTGCGCCCGGGCTCATTATCGATCGCGCCTTTGAAGCCTGCCGCCAGCGGCGGCTCAGGGAAGCGAAAAAGAAAGCCTAG